A region of Cellulophaga sp. RHA19 DNA encodes the following proteins:
- a CDS encoding GH92 family glycosyl hydrolase, with product MKLTKILFPLIAIITTAVVAQSTTAVSYVDYVNPLVGSDSEFALSNGNTYPAIATPWGMNFWTPQTGKMGDGWGYTYDALKLRGFKQTHQPSPWINDYAAFSLFPETGKLKINEDDRASWYSHKSEISKPHYYSAYLADYDVTTEITPTERGAQFRFTFPESKKSHILVDGFFKGSMVKIIPEERKIIGYCRNNSGGVPENFHNYFVLVFDKDFDEVLTWKKEKEGKEQTSFNKEAEGYHVGAAISFSTKDGEQVTAKVASSFISLEQAEINLKREIGEDTFSQTKEKAATAWNKELGRMEVDGGTVEQYRTFYTALYRVLLFPRKFYELNAADEIVHYSPYNGKVLPGYMFTDNGFWDTFRAVFPFFTIMYPEYLSNVMQGLVNTYNESGWLPEWASPGHRDCMIGSNSAINIADAYLRGIRGYDVETLYEAVKKNSTSKGPVNSVGRFGAEFYNDLGYVPYDVGVNENAARTLEYAFADWSIAELGEALGKPKKEVKLFRERSLNYKNVFDPKIGFMRGKNKDGSWATTYTPDKWGDAFTEGAAWHWTWCVFHDPLGLAEDFGGVAKMRSRLDDVFTAAPTFNDSYYGQQIHEITEMLVADMGQYAHGNQPVQHAIYLYNWLDQPWKTQIHVRNVMDKLYSSAPDGLCGDEDNGQTSAWYVFSAAGFYPVTPGTGEYALGSPLFKSVKMHLRNGNTFTVNAPNNSKENIYIDEVQKNGNSYKKNYITFDDIMSGSTYNFGMKNTPNKNRGMDKNAKPYSMSITKK from the coding sequence ATGAAATTAACTAAAATACTTTTTCCCCTTATTGCAATTATTACAACTGCTGTAGTAGCACAATCTACTACGGCAGTTTCTTATGTAGATTATGTAAACCCATTGGTGGGCTCAGACTCCGAGTTTGCATTGTCTAATGGTAACACTTACCCTGCAATTGCTACGCCTTGGGGTATGAACTTTTGGACTCCCCAAACAGGAAAAATGGGAGACGGCTGGGGATATACCTACGATGCCCTTAAACTTAGAGGTTTTAAACAAACGCATCAGCCAAGTCCGTGGATTAATGATTATGCTGCATTTTCATTATTTCCAGAAACAGGAAAATTAAAAATTAATGAAGATGATAGAGCTTCTTGGTATTCACACAAATCAGAAATTAGCAAACCACATTACTACAGTGCTTACTTGGCAGATTATGATGTAACTACAGAAATTACACCAACAGAAAGAGGAGCACAGTTTAGATTTACATTTCCAGAATCTAAAAAATCTCATATTCTTGTAGATGGTTTTTTTAAAGGTTCTATGGTAAAAATAATACCAGAAGAACGTAAAATTATTGGCTATTGCAGAAATAATAGCGGTGGTGTACCAGAGAATTTTCACAATTACTTTGTATTAGTTTTTGATAAAGATTTTGATGAGGTTTTAACTTGGAAAAAAGAAAAAGAAGGTAAAGAACAAACATCTTTTAATAAAGAAGCAGAAGGTTACCACGTTGGTGCTGCAATTAGTTTTTCAACTAAAGATGGTGAGCAAGTTACTGCAAAAGTGGCATCGTCTTTTATAAGTTTAGAACAAGCAGAAATCAACCTAAAAAGAGAAATAGGAGAAGACACTTTTAGTCAGACTAAAGAAAAAGCTGCAACTGCATGGAATAAAGAATTAGGCCGTATGGAAGTAGATGGTGGTACTGTAGAACAATACAGAACATTTTATACTGCTTTGTACAGAGTACTATTATTTCCAAGAAAGTTTTATGAGTTAAACGCTGCAGATGAAATAGTGCATTACAGTCCTTACAATGGTAAAGTATTACCAGGTTATATGTTTACAGATAATGGCTTTTGGGATACATTTAGAGCGGTTTTTCCATTCTTTACTATAATGTACCCAGAGTATTTAAGTAATGTAATGCAAGGCTTAGTAAATACGTATAATGAAAGTGGTTGGTTGCCAGAGTGGGCAAGTCCTGGACATAGAGATTGTATGATAGGGTCTAACTCTGCCATAAACATTGCAGATGCTTACTTAAGAGGAATTAGAGGGTACGATGTTGAAACTCTTTATGAAGCTGTTAAAAAGAATTCTACAAGCAAAGGACCAGTTAATTCTGTTGGTCGTTTTGGTGCTGAATTTTATAATGATTTAGGATATGTACCTTATGATGTTGGCGTTAATGAAAATGCTGCACGTACACTAGAATATGCATTTGCAGATTGGAGTATTGCAGAATTGGGAGAAGCATTAGGAAAGCCTAAAAAAGAGGTGAAGTTATTTAGAGAACGATCTCTAAATTATAAGAATGTCTTTGATCCTAAAATAGGTTTTATGCGAGGTAAAAATAAAGATGGTTCTTGGGCAACTACGTATACGCCAGATAAATGGGGAGATGCTTTTACAGAAGGTGCTGCTTGGCACTGGACGTGGTGTGTTTTTCATGATCCGTTAGGTTTAGCAGAAGACTTTGGAGGTGTAGCTAAAATGCGCTCTAGGTTAGACGATGTTTTTACTGCAGCACCTACTTTTAACGACTCTTATTACGGACAACAAATACATGAAATTACAGAAATGTTAGTTGCAGATATGGGGCAATATGCACACGGAAACCAACCCGTACAACACGCTATTTATTTATATAATTGGTTAGACCAACCTTGGAAAACACAAATACATGTGCGTAATGTAATGGATAAGCTTTATTCTTCTGCACCAGATGGTTTGTGTGGTGATGAGGATAATGGGCAAACATCTGCTTGGTACGTGTTTTCTGCTGCAGGTTTTTATCCTGTAACTCCAGGAACAGGAGAATATGCTTTGGGCAGTCCGTTGTTTAAAAGTGTAAAAATGCATTTAAGAAATGGAAACACTTTTACAGTTAATGCTCCAAACAATAGTAAAGAAAATATTTATATTGATGAGGTACAGAAAAACGGAAATAGTTATAAGAAAAACTACATTACGTTTGATGATATTATGAGTGGTTCAACTTATAATTTTGGTATGAAAAATACACCTAACAAGAATAGAGGAATGGATAAAAATGCTAAACCATACTCAATGTCCATAACAAAAAAATAA
- a CDS encoding sensor histidine kinase, with product MKNKTTILISTAILVLIALSSIQAYLINNTYQLKKKAFINETTDVISVIDDNPKLDSLYNIWGDNLKNYIADYKNNRLSKSQIISRSNEKSDSLNTEFKKIFKEELKKVNLGYDVDFKMNLTSVVLLDKIKNDTIFYAGKKQSRLFGEEFDDKNAKTINNAKWFSEQEFVEKVEGEIKINTFDLEVKTENKILIKEWKSIVYKRMAFLLFASVLIFLIVIGLLYYSIKNLITQKKITAIKTDFINNITHELKTPLATLSIASKSLKKAEIKNNEAIFNSTLNIVDRQNERLQKLIDQVMTNSLSSKEIVLNKEQVIDNEYFKHLIEDFKLSVQQQDVTIINKVCTAEVLLRIDKFHFTTALLNILENAVKYGTESIQITIETKHTNGEYSIVIKDNGIGIPQKNLPLIFDKFYRVTDGNLHNVKGLGLGLYYTKQIINAHNGSIIIESQLHKGTIFTIKTPIN from the coding sequence ATGAAAAACAAAACAACCATATTAATAAGTACTGCTATACTAGTTTTAATAGCATTATCGTCTATACAGGCATACCTAATAAACAATACCTACCAACTAAAAAAGAAAGCATTTATTAATGAAACTACAGATGTTATTTCTGTAATAGATGACAATCCTAAACTAGATTCTTTGTACAATATTTGGGGAGATAATTTAAAAAACTACATAGCAGATTATAAAAATAATCGTTTATCTAAATCTCAAATTATAAGTAGGTCTAACGAAAAAAGTGATAGCTTAAATACCGAGTTTAAAAAAATATTTAAGGAAGAACTTAAAAAAGTAAATTTAGGATATGATGTAGATTTTAAAATGAATTTAACCAGCGTTGTTCTTTTAGATAAAATTAAAAATGATACCATATTTTATGCTGGCAAAAAACAATCTAGATTATTTGGAGAGGAATTTGATGATAAAAATGCAAAAACCATTAACAATGCAAAGTGGTTTTCTGAGCAAGAATTTGTAGAAAAAGTTGAAGGTGAAATAAAAATAAACACATTTGATTTAGAAGTAAAAACAGAAAACAAAATATTAATTAAAGAGTGGAAAAGTATTGTATACAAAAGAATGGCGTTTCTACTCTTTGCTTCTGTACTTATATTTTTAATAGTTATTGGCCTATTATATTACTCTATAAAAAACTTAATTACACAGAAAAAAATAACAGCAATTAAAACCGACTTTATAAATAACATTACACACGAGTTAAAAACACCTTTAGCTACTTTAAGTATAGCATCTAAAAGTTTAAAAAAAGCAGAAATTAAGAATAACGAAGCTATATTTAACAGTACACTAAATATTGTAGACAGACAAAATGAACGTTTGCAAAAGCTAATAGATCAAGTAATGACTAATAGCCTTAGTTCTAAAGAAATTGTTTTAAATAAAGAACAAGTTATAGATAACGAATACTTTAAGCATTTGATTGAAGATTTTAAATTATCTGTACAACAACAAGATGTTACCATAATAAATAAAGTTTGCACTGCAGAAGTTTTACTACGTATAGACAAGTTTCATTTTACTACGGCACTATTAAATATATTAGAAAATGCGGTAAAGTATGGTACAGAATCTATACAAATCACTATAGAAACCAAACATACAAACGGAGAATATAGTATTGTAATTAAAGACAATGGCATTGGCATTCCACAAAAAAACCTACCCTTAATTTTTGATAAATTCTATAGAGTTACAGATGGTAACCTACATAATGTAAAAGGCTTAGGACTGGGGCTATATTACACAAAACAAATAATAAATGCACACAATGGCTCTATTATAATTGAAAGTCAATTACATAAAGGAACAATATTTACTATTAAAACACCTATAAACTAA
- a CDS encoding DUF5916 domain-containing protein, producing MKLSNKNNTYKLFVFCVLSLMVHKMSAQKSIIIHKVNEPIKIDGDATEAIWQQHLQAGNFIQTLPDAGKQSKQKTDIAILFDDSYLYVLGVLYVDNKKDISNQLTARDDTGNADVFGIQIDPFGEAREGYDFSVTAAGVQSDKKLSANDSYANYNVVWQSKVKLYDNKWVVEMKIPFNSIRFPKEDLSNFKINFQRITNSLNEDAYWNPIRLDVDGYLNQLGELKGLSNIAPPLNLSFNPFVSVVTEKSPTGTKNTTFNGGLDVKYVHKNAYTLDVSLIPDFSQAPSDDQIFNLSPFEVKFNENRQFFVEGTEIFDKGGYLYTRRIGGEPISKNNINLFENEDVVENPVTSNIINLIKFTGKSKNGLSIGVLNGITAKSVAHIKNTTTNNFRKFKTNPLSNYNAIVLDKALKNNSSVTFINNSVLRSGAVYDANLTALLYRYYNKNRTYSMYFKKALSQKYFSDKKDEFGHEYYGYAGKVSGKWRGGASIKLLDDKFDSNDFGYLSRNNELRFRGDLSYTNNKPKKIFSRYQVFLDHQQRYYYSLMKQEQTYYKLGTYGVFKKNNHTFFTEFRYIEESKNFFEARTKDKHFNIPAQAETFLEYQTNDNKAVSIAGYMVLVKYFNSDIYNREFIAGYGLNARVGQHFSLYFSQDLENKPQGVGFLTKQNNSIIFGSRKVNQLSNAFTLNYAVNSKLNLNMRLRHYWITVDYNNQFSLKENGDFATNSFNINPNDYDDNFNQFNIDFISKWQFAPASEISLVCKLGSNYYNTEVNSNYGTNLKGVLEEKNSTTVSLKMTYFLDANILKKRKG from the coding sequence ATGAAACTATCAAATAAAAACAATACGTATAAATTATTTGTCTTTTGTGTACTAAGTCTTATGGTGCATAAGATGTCTGCTCAAAAAAGTATAATAATACATAAAGTAAACGAGCCTATAAAGATTGATGGTGATGCAACAGAAGCAATTTGGCAACAACATTTACAAGCAGGTAACTTTATACAAACACTACCAGATGCCGGAAAACAATCTAAACAAAAAACAGATATTGCTATTTTGTTTGATGATAGTTATTTGTACGTCTTAGGTGTTTTATATGTAGATAATAAAAAAGATATAAGCAACCAATTAACAGCTAGGGATGATACTGGTAATGCAGATGTTTTTGGTATACAAATAGATCCTTTTGGAGAGGCTAGAGAGGGTTACGATTTTTCTGTTACTGCAGCAGGAGTGCAATCTGATAAGAAATTAAGTGCCAATGACTCTTACGCTAATTACAATGTTGTGTGGCAGAGTAAGGTAAAATTATATGATAATAAATGGGTAGTAGAAATGAAAATACCTTTTAATAGTATTAGGTTCCCAAAAGAAGATTTAAGTAATTTTAAAATTAATTTTCAGCGCATAACCAATAGTTTAAATGAAGATGCTTATTGGAATCCTATACGGTTAGATGTAGATGGATATTTAAATCAGCTTGGAGAATTAAAAGGGTTAAGTAATATAGCACCGCCACTAAATTTATCATTTAACCCTTTTGTGTCTGTAGTTACAGAAAAGAGTCCTACAGGAACCAAAAACACAACTTTTAATGGAGGTTTAGATGTAAAGTACGTTCACAAAAATGCATATACGTTAGATGTTTCTCTTATTCCAGATTTTAGCCAGGCACCATCAGACGATCAAATTTTTAACTTATCTCCTTTTGAAGTAAAGTTTAATGAAAATAGACAGTTTTTTGTAGAAGGCACAGAGATTTTTGACAAAGGAGGCTATTTATATACACGTAGAATAGGAGGTGAGCCAATATCTAAAAATAATATTAATTTATTTGAAAATGAAGATGTTGTAGAAAACCCAGTTACATCTAACATTATTAACTTAATTAAATTTACAGGCAAATCTAAAAACGGATTGTCTATTGGTGTGTTAAACGGAATTACAGCAAAAAGTGTAGCTCACATAAAAAATACAACAACTAATAATTTTAGAAAATTTAAAACTAATCCACTAAGCAATTACAATGCAATTGTTTTAGATAAAGCATTAAAAAATAACTCATCAGTAACCTTTATAAATAACTCTGTATTACGCAGTGGCGCTGTTTATGATGCTAATTTAACAGCATTATTGTATAGGTATTACAATAAAAATAGAACGTACTCTATGTACTTTAAAAAGGCACTTTCGCAAAAATATTTTTCTGATAAAAAAGATGAATTTGGACACGAGTATTATGGTTATGCAGGCAAAGTAAGTGGCAAATGGCGAGGTGGAGCATCTATTAAATTACTAGATGATAAATTTGACTCTAATGACTTTGGCTATTTGTCTAGAAACAATGAGCTGCGCTTTAGAGGAGATTTAAGTTATACCAATAATAAGCCTAAAAAAATATTCTCTAGATATCAAGTTTTTTTAGATCACCAGCAGAGGTACTATTACAGTTTAATGAAGCAAGAACAAACGTATTATAAGTTGGGAACCTATGGTGTCTTTAAAAAAAACAACCATACATTTTTTACAGAGTTTAGATACATAGAAGAAAGTAAAAATTTTTTTGAGGCACGTACAAAAGACAAACACTTTAATATACCAGCACAAGCAGAAACATTTTTAGAATACCAAACAAATGATAACAAAGCAGTTTCTATAGCCGGTTATATGGTTTTAGTAAAATATTTTAATTCTGATATTTATAATAGAGAGTTTATAGCAGGTTATGGACTTAACGCAAGAGTTGGTCAGCATTTTTCATTATACTTTAGTCAAGATTTAGAAAATAAACCACAGGGCGTAGGCTTTTTAACAAAGCAAAATAATAGTATAATTTTTGGTAGTAGAAAAGTAAACCAACTTAGTAATGCCTTTACTTTAAATTATGCTGTAAACTCTAAATTAAATTTAAATATGCGTCTGCGTCATTATTGGATTACTGTAGATTATAACAATCAATTTTCATTAAAAGAAAATGGAGATTTTGCTACAAATAGTTTTAACATAAACCCAAATGATTATGATGATAATTTTAACCAGTTTAATATAGATTTTATATCTAAATGGCAGTTTGCACCAGCCAGTGAAATTAGTTTAGTTTGTAAACTAGGTTCTAATTATTACAATACAGAAGTAAACTCTAATTATGGCACAAATTTAAAAGGTGTTTTAGAAGAAAAAAATAGCACTACAGTATCTTTAAAAATGACATACTTTTTAGATGCAAATATTTTAAAGAAGAGAAAAGGCTAA
- a CDS encoding SusD/RagB family nutrient-binding outer membrane lipoprotein, which produces MRKILFILSFVLVLGACDKGFEELNVNPTAPNQVPATTKLSAAQLYTSGERYENWRANLIYSSTMMQHLSTTAGYWSGDKYTWNKGYASSMIDRIYGNAIKTVEDMLVQLDQEEQPEEMKAITRIMRVFIYHRLTDLYGDVPYSEAGKAVLTGNLTPKYDKQSDIYADMLKELEESVAALGTGVSGFGDADLMFQGDQSQWKKFGNSMMLRLGLRLIKVDPAAAEAWATKAIAGGVMESNDDIAYIQHTAGPEGINKNGNGEVFTADANPRMSKTFIDFLQGDPRLPILAARRSDGSTDVADLKGLPNGLDSQLLEESTGEKDTDLYAEPNRSIITGEGAPMFFQTYAEVEFMLAEAAERWGLAGGDAAMHYNNGVRAAMKMLAIYGDAAVIDDSAIDAYLVANPFDAANALEQINTQYWAATFLNEYEAFANWRRTGFPNLTPTNYPGNETGGTIPRRLTYATSEQSNNPDNYAAAIASQGPDVLTTRVWWDK; this is translated from the coding sequence ATGAGAAAAATATTATTTATATTATCATTTGTACTAGTTCTTGGAGCCTGTGATAAAGGTTTTGAAGAGCTAAACGTTAACCCTACAGCACCAAATCAGGTGCCAGCTACCACTAAACTTAGTGCAGCTCAATTATATACTTCTGGTGAGCGTTATGAGAACTGGAGAGCAAATTTAATTTACTCGTCTACAATGATGCAACATTTGTCTACAACAGCAGGCTATTGGTCTGGAGATAAATACACTTGGAACAAAGGCTATGCATCTTCTATGATAGATCGTATTTACGGTAATGCTATAAAAACCGTAGAGGATATGCTTGTTCAGTTAGACCAAGAAGAACAACCAGAAGAAATGAAAGCTATTACTAGAATAATGAGAGTTTTTATTTACCACAGATTAACAGATTTGTATGGTGATGTTCCTTATTCTGAAGCTGGTAAAGCGGTATTAACAGGAAACTTAACTCCAAAATATGACAAACAGAGTGATATTTATGCAGATATGCTTAAAGAGTTAGAGGAGTCTGTAGCAGCATTAGGTACTGGTGTTTCTGGTTTTGGAGATGCAGATTTAATGTTTCAAGGAGATCAATCTCAATGGAAAAAATTTGGAAATTCAATGATGCTTAGGTTAGGTCTACGCTTAATAAAAGTAGATCCTGCTGCGGCAGAAGCTTGGGCAACTAAAGCTATAGCTGGTGGCGTAATGGAATCTAATGATGATATTGCATACATACAGCATACAGCTGGACCTGAGGGAATAAATAAAAACGGTAATGGAGAGGTTTTTACTGCAGATGCCAACCCTAGAATGAGCAAAACGTTTATAGACTTTTTACAAGGAGACCCTAGACTGCCAATTTTAGCAGCTCGTAGAAGTGATGGTAGTACAGATGTTGCAGATTTAAAAGGTTTACCAAACGGTTTAGATAGTCAATTATTAGAAGAGTCTACAGGAGAAAAAGATACAGACTTATATGCAGAACCTAACAGAAGTATTATTACTGGTGAAGGTGCGCCAATGTTTTTTCAGACTTATGCAGAAGTAGAATTTATGCTTGCAGAAGCAGCAGAGCGTTGGGGCTTAGCTGGTGGTGATGCAGCTATGCATTATAATAATGGAGTAAGAGCAGCAATGAAAATGTTAGCTATTTACGGAGATGCAGCTGTAATTGATGACTCTGCTATAGATGCTTATTTAGTAGCTAACCCTTTTGATGCAGCAAATGCATTAGAGCAAATTAATACACAGTATTGGGCAGCTACTTTTTTAAATGAGTACGAGGCTTTTGCTAATTGGAGAAGAACAGGTTTTCCTAATTTAACACCTACAAATTATCCAGGTAATGAGACTGGTGGTACTATACCAAGAAGATTAACGTACGCTACTAGCGAACAAAGTAATAACCCAGATAACTATGCTGCGGCAATTGCATCTCAAGGTCCAGATGTACTTACCACAAGAGTATGGTGGGATAAATAG
- a CDS encoding TetR/AcrR family transcriptional regulator — protein MITKKELLECAKASFTKFGSKRITLDELAKTLGISKKTIYVHFKNKETLVNKSVASLINDYKLDINEIVKNNTNDDILTIILIYKRGFEYLRYFKPSFIFGLKKYYPHAYTTFDNFRKELSYSTILNLLNSAKEKGLILPSVNVKLITELYFLRVESIAFSSNNLFTTYDSKTILDHLIVHNLKAITVDSYSNSYF, from the coding sequence ATGATCACTAAAAAAGAACTTTTAGAATGTGCTAAAGCCAGTTTTACAAAATTTGGCAGCAAACGTATTACTTTAGATGAATTAGCAAAAACACTAGGGATATCTAAAAAAACGATTTATGTACATTTTAAAAACAAAGAAACTTTAGTGAACAAAAGTGTTGCGTCTTTAATAAACGATTATAAATTGGATATTAATGAGATTGTTAAAAACAATACTAATGACGATATACTTACTATTATATTAATATACAAACGAGGGTTTGAGTATCTTAGATACTTTAAACCCTCGTTTATTTTTGGTTTAAAAAAATATTACCCACACGCCTATACTACTTTTGATAATTTTAGAAAAGAACTTTCTTATTCTACCATTTTAAATCTTTTAAATAGTGCCAAAGAAAAAGGACTAATTTTACCTAGTGTAAACGTTAAACTTATAACAGAATTATATTTTTTAAGAGTAGAATCTATTGCGTTTTCATCAAATAATCTTTTTACAACTTATGATTCTAAAACAATTTTAGACCATCTAATTGTTCATAATTTAAAAGCAATTACAGTAGACAGTTATAGTAATTCTTATTTTTAG
- a CDS encoding response regulator transcription factor: MQKTTVLLAEDDFDFGSILKQYLEIHDFTVTWAKDGKEALDFFIEEASNNNPFDICVFDVMMPKMDGFTLAEKIINNSPETPFVFLTAKKMKDDKIKGLKLGADDYIVKPFEADILILRLKNILKRTQKIIHQSKNNSSYNIGAYVFNPVNYQLLFNNKIQRLTEKEAQLIAYFFENKNQMVKRDHLLTAVWGTDDFFSGRSMDVFISRLRKYFKEDNNISIESARGVGLTFKIKE, from the coding sequence ATGCAAAAGACAACTGTTTTATTAGCCGAAGACGATTTTGATTTTGGAAGTATTTTAAAGCAATACTTAGAAATTCATGATTTTACTGTTACCTGGGCAAAAGATGGAAAAGAGGCTTTAGATTTTTTTATAGAAGAAGCAAGTAACAACAATCCTTTTGATATTTGTGTTTTTGATGTTATGATGCCAAAAATGGATGGTTTTACCTTGGCCGAAAAAATAATAAACAATAGTCCAGAAACTCCTTTTGTTTTTTTAACAGCTAAAAAAATGAAAGATGATAAAATTAAAGGCTTAAAGCTTGGGGCAGACGATTATATAGTAAAACCCTTTGAAGCAGATATACTAATATTACGATTAAAAAATATATTAAAAAGAACACAAAAAATCATTCATCAATCAAAAAACAACAGTAGTTACAACATAGGCGCCTATGTTTTTAACCCTGTTAATTACCAATTACTTTTTAATAACAAAATACAACGACTAACAGAAAAAGAAGCTCAGTTAATAGCTTATTTTTTTGAGAATAAAAACCAAATGGTAAAAAGAGATCATCTGCTTACTGCTGTTTGGGGCACAGACGATTTTTTCTCTGGTCGTAGTATGGATGTTTTTATTAGTAGACTCCGTAAATATTTTAAAGAAGACAACAACATATCTATAGAAAGCGCGCGTGGTGTTGGCTTAACCTTTAAAATTAAGGAGTAA